Proteins co-encoded in one Malus domestica chromosome 09, GDT2T_hap1 genomic window:
- the LOC114827042 gene encoding UPF0481 protein At3g47200-like isoform X1, whose product MTDSASESNAKDDDSVIQRSEREISHVGNQSWSGNEEIEDELASLIEKKLPKKSTEPVHTCVFRVPTKHFRENENAFFPQVVSIGPYHHQRIKFQGMEQTKLRYLRSLLDRKPTPDTSLGKFVKEIRSREEFLRNCYDEKFDLSSDNFVEMMVVDGCYILELLRRPSFRVPGWFSTFKNDLLLLENQLPWQVLDCLFNLTKTSQEVSLYQLTKGLSGMKHNPLEKCVMKNLLDAVRNSLVGSLLNTRSYDVDWTPIPSVTLLEEIGVKFQSASNERDLSDITFNLENGVMEIPYVMIRSNTESLFRNLIAYEQCLDNFDKCPILSYAMLLNQLIKSAKDLDSLIQKGIIDTELSEEDTVCFFNRLRYSTERINFFYSSLARQVNECYHRRWLRRWLARIKRDYLYNPKSILSLFSNAVILALILTVLQTVYGILAYYKPN is encoded by the coding sequence ATGACAGACTCAGCTAGTGAGAGCAACGCAAAAGATGATGACTCCGTAATTCAGAGAAGTGAGAGAGAAATAAGTCATGTGGGTAACCAAAGTTGGAGCGGAAACGAAGAAATTGAAGACGAATTAGCGTCCTTGATAGAAAAAAAGCTTCCCAAGAAATCCACAGAGCCAGTTCATACTTGCGTATTTAGAGTCCCTACTAAACATTTCAGGGAGAATGAAAATGCTTTTTTCCCACAAGTGGTTTCAATCGGGCCGTATCACCACCAAAGAATAAAGTTTCAAGGCATGGAACAAACTAAGCTACGGTATCTGCGTTCCCTCCTCGACCGCAAACCAACTCCAGATACCAGTCTGGGGAAGTTTGTCAAAGaaattagaagcagagaagagTTTCTTCGTAACTGCTATGACGAAAAGTTTGATCTGAGCAGCGATAATTTTGTAGAAATGATGGTGGTCGATGGTTGCTATATTTTAGAACTTCTCCGCAGGCCAAGTTTCCGTGTGCCAGGGTGGTTCTCCACATTTAAAAACGACTTGTTGCTGCTTGAAAACCAGCTTCCGTGGCAAGTTCTGGACTGTTTATTCAACCTCACAAAAACATCGCAAGAGGTTTCTCTATATCAACTTACTAAGGGCCTTTCCGGAATGAAGCATAATCCCTTGGAGAAATGTGTTATGAAAAATTTACTTGACGCAGTAAGAAATTCGCTTGTTGGATCATTGCTGAACACAAGGTCTTATGATGTAGATTGGACTCCTATTCCCTCAGTGACACTTCTCGAGGAAATTGGAGTCAAATTTCAAAGTGCATCCAATGAGAGAGATCTGTCGGACATAACCTTCAACTTGGAAAATGGAGTGATGGAAATTCCATATGTGATGATTCGATCCAACACAGAATCCCTGTTCAGAAACCTCATAGCCTACGAACAGTGTCTGGACAACTTTGACAAATGTCCCATTTTGTCTTACGCCATGCTATTGAATCAGCTTATCAAGTCTGCCAAAGATTTAGACTCTCTCATTCAGAAAGGAATTATAGACACCGAGTTGAGCGAGGAGGACACTGTTTGTTTCTTCAATAGGCTTCGCTATAGCACTGAACGCATAAATTTCTTTTACTCTTCCCTCGCCCGGCAAGTGAATGAATGTTACCATCGTCGCTGGCTAAGGCGTTGGCTTGCAAGGATCAAAAGGGATTATCTATACAATCCGAAGTCAATCTTGTCACTTTTCTCAAATGCGGTCATCCTTGCTCTCATTCTTACCGTCCTGCAGACTGTATATGGTATTCTAGCCTACTACAAACCGAATTAG
- the LOC114827042 gene encoding UPF0481 protein At3g47200-like isoform X2, translating into MEQTKLRYLRSLLDRKPTPDTSLGKFVKEIRSREEFLRNCYDEKFDLSSDNFVEMMVVDGCYILELLRRPSFRVPGWFSTFKNDLLLLENQLPWQVLDCLFNLTKTSQEVSLYQLTKGLSGMKHNPLEKCVMKNLLDAVRNSLVGSLLNTRSYDVDWTPIPSVTLLEEIGVKFQSASNERDLSDITFNLENGVMEIPYVMIRSNTESLFRNLIAYEQCLDNFDKCPILSYAMLLNQLIKSAKDLDSLIQKGIIDTELSEEDTVCFFNRLRYSTERINFFYSSLARQVNECYHRRWLRRWLARIKRDYLYNPKSILSLFSNAVILALILTVLQTVYGILAYYKPN; encoded by the coding sequence ATGGAACAAACTAAGCTACGGTATCTGCGTTCCCTCCTCGACCGCAAACCAACTCCAGATACCAGTCTGGGGAAGTTTGTCAAAGaaattagaagcagagaagagTTTCTTCGTAACTGCTATGACGAAAAGTTTGATCTGAGCAGCGATAATTTTGTAGAAATGATGGTGGTCGATGGTTGCTATATTTTAGAACTTCTCCGCAGGCCAAGTTTCCGTGTGCCAGGGTGGTTCTCCACATTTAAAAACGACTTGTTGCTGCTTGAAAACCAGCTTCCGTGGCAAGTTCTGGACTGTTTATTCAACCTCACAAAAACATCGCAAGAGGTTTCTCTATATCAACTTACTAAGGGCCTTTCCGGAATGAAGCATAATCCCTTGGAGAAATGTGTTATGAAAAATTTACTTGACGCAGTAAGAAATTCGCTTGTTGGATCATTGCTGAACACAAGGTCTTATGATGTAGATTGGACTCCTATTCCCTCAGTGACACTTCTCGAGGAAATTGGAGTCAAATTTCAAAGTGCATCCAATGAGAGAGATCTGTCGGACATAACCTTCAACTTGGAAAATGGAGTGATGGAAATTCCATATGTGATGATTCGATCCAACACAGAATCCCTGTTCAGAAACCTCATAGCCTACGAACAGTGTCTGGACAACTTTGACAAATGTCCCATTTTGTCTTACGCCATGCTATTGAATCAGCTTATCAAGTCTGCCAAAGATTTAGACTCTCTCATTCAGAAAGGAATTATAGACACCGAGTTGAGCGAGGAGGACACTGTTTGTTTCTTCAATAGGCTTCGCTATAGCACTGAACGCATAAATTTCTTTTACTCTTCCCTCGCCCGGCAAGTGAATGAATGTTACCATCGTCGCTGGCTAAGGCGTTGGCTTGCAAGGATCAAAAGGGATTATCTATACAATCCGAAGTCAATCTTGTCACTTTTCTCAAATGCGGTCATCCTTGCTCTCATTCTTACCGTCCTGCAGACTGTATATGGTATTCTAGCCTACTACAAACCGAATTAG
- the LOC114827159 gene encoding clathrin light chain 1: MGYDPGLPSQNYDSSFNTATHDDDDFSSSAVDPPPPLHSDFQDDVVLPGGDNSANVNQQQQSPEVYGFGVSTPNPEFVSPFDSAVPEDNGVGGGGDGDDGDIFASSEPVLPPPEEMREEGFARREWRRLNVIHLEEKENRERKMWNQIIEEADEFKRAFYEKRKLNCETNKAHNREREKLYLANQEKFHKEADKHYWKAIAELIPREVPNIEKKRGKKDPDKKPSIVVIQGPKPGKPTDLSRMRQIFLKLKQNPPPHMMPSPPAKDVKDAKGGNDAKDVKDAKGGNDAKDAKEGGKDAKEAKEGKDAKNGKTNSPTAAGAAGASTPVSPAKDVAANGTPNLSKPEAPAQPEGEQHSETTPDPTE, encoded by the exons ATGGGCTACGACCCCGGCCTCCCTTCCCAAAATTACGACTCCTCCTTCAACACCGCTACCCACGACGACGACGACTTCTCCTCCTCCGCCGTCGACCCTCCCCCTCCTCTCCACTCTGATTTCCAGGACGACGTCGTTCTCCCCGGTGGTGACAACAGCGCCAACGTTAATCAGCAGCAGCAGTCCCCCGAGGTATACGGCTTCGGCGTTTCCACTCCTAACCCGGAATTCGTGTCACCTTTTGATTCGGCGGTGCCCGAGGACAATGGCGTAGGCGGTGGCGGCGATGGTGATGACGGGGACATTTTCGCCTCTAGTGAGCCGGTGCTGCCTCCGCCGGAGGAGATGCGAGAGGAAGGCTTTGCTCGCCGTGAGTGGCGTCG TCTAAATGTCATCCATCTAGAGGAAAAGGAAAACAGAGAGAGGAAGATGTGGAACCAGATTATCGAGGAAGCTGACGAATTTAAGCGGGCCTTCTATGAGAAGCGGAAGCTCAATTGTGAAACTAACAAAGCTCACAACAGAGAAAGGGAGAAG CTGTACCTGGCCAACCAAGAGAAGTTCCACAAAGAAGCTGACAAACATTACTGGAAAGCAATAGCAGAGCTGATTCCTCGCGAGGTTCCTAATATTGAGAAGAAGAGAGGGAAGAAAGATCCTGACAAGAAGCCCTCAATCGTTGTCATCCAGGGCCCAAAACCTGGTAAACCGACTGATCTTTCAAGGATGCGGCAGATTTTCCTGAAGCTGAAACAGAACCCTCCACCACACATGATGCCGTCCCCACCTGCCAAAGATGTCAAGGATGCAAAGGGAGGAAATGATGCAAAGGATGTAAAAGATGCAAAGGGAGGAAATGATGCAAAGGATGCCAAGGAAGGAGGAAAAGACGCAAAGGAagcaaaggaaggaaaggatgCGAAGAATGGAAAAACTAATTCACCAACCGCAGCTGGAGCTGCAGGTGCAAGCACACCTGTTTCACCTGCCAAAGACGTTGCTGCGAATGGTACTCCCAACTTATCAAAACCAGAGGCTCCTGCTCAACCAGAGGGTGAGCAACATTCGGAAACGACGCCAGATCCTACCGAGTAA
- the LOC108174076 gene encoding uncharacterized protein yields the protein MDSARNTTNNRAEYEALIIELEILMELGATEVEVFDDSELVINQLNGDNKCRHIIMAGYYLVATLLLSYWGIEVSINHVPREANLIANEMAQLASRAQIQERKFEVNVEIQRRNLLSIFERGFSLDRMTKAEIEDWRSPITQYLKDPSSPTNKKIRHQATKFVM from the exons ATGGATTCAGCAAGAA ATACTACCAACAATAGGGCAGAGTACGAGGCATTGATAATCGAGTTGGAAATCCTGATGGAGTTGGGGGCAACTGAAGTTGAAGTGTTTGATGATTCAGAGTTGGTGATTAATCAGTTGAATGGAGACAacaagtgcagacatatcatAATGGCAGGTTATTATTTGGTAGCCACTCTATTGTTGAGTTATTGGGGTATTGAAGTATCAATTAATCATGTTCCCAGAGAAGCAAATTTAATTGCCAATGAGATGGCACAGTTGGCCTCTAGAGCACAGATTCAGGAAAGAAAGTTCGAAGTGAATGTGGAGATACAAAGAAGAAATCTACTTTCTATCTTTGAGAGAGGGTTCAGCCTAGATAGAATGACCAAGGCTGAGATAGAAGACTGGAGATCACCCATCACTCAGTACTTGAAAGACCCTTCTTCTCCTACAAATAAAAAGATCAGGCATCAAGCAACTAAGTTCGTGATGTAG